In Harmonia axyridis chromosome X, icHarAxyr1.1, whole genome shotgun sequence, a single window of DNA contains:
- the LOC123686236 gene encoding zinc finger protein 706-like, with product MARGQQKLQSQQKAAEKAAKSKKQQGHNANEQKKAAQKALVHVCAVCKAQMPDPKTYKQHFENKHPKNDMPPELKDI from the exons ATGGCTCGAGGTCAGCAAAAACTACAATCTCAGCAAAAAGCCGCCGAAAAAGCAGCAAAGTCCAAAAAACAACAGGGTCATAATGCTAATGAACAGAAAAAAGCAGCTCAAAAGGCATTGGTTCATGTCTGTGCTGTTTGCAAG GCACAAATGCCTGATCCAAAAACCTATAAGCAGCATTTTGAGAACAAACATCCGAAGAATGATATGCCTCCAGAGCTGAAAGACATATGA